The proteins below are encoded in one region of Brassica napus cultivar Da-Ae chromosome A6, Da-Ae, whole genome shotgun sequence:
- the LOC106411685 gene encoding xyloglucan O-acetyltransferase 2-like, with translation MRGYDSWDDRHATMKSSSIFRESSDKTERWIVTNMARLSPFLLSSLCITIFFTGFFVFHQNPFISDQNFLTLHPLIDPKCDLFKGHWVPDKRGSLYTNSSCSTLPDSKNCIKHGRLDRDFLFWRWKPDGCDLPRFSPKEFLRMVRGKKMSFIGDSVARNHMESLLCLLSMEETPKDIYKDGEDRNRIWYFPNHDFTLSTSWTKFLVEEHERVDGNKTGTGLFDIDISKMDEGWFKGLPNTDIAIVSAAHWFFRPIFIHRGDETLGCIYCSVPNMTQLSPDQGFKLVYSSVFKHINECDNCKRDLVTVMRTISPAHFENGTWDTGGSCRRTSPFGVNQIDLQSNEMKIRTSQIEQLEVITKGDHKGKKKFGVLDVTRVMLMRPDGHPNSHWGNKWMKGYNDCVHWCLPGPIDAWNDFLMAILRQLR, from the exons ATGCGTGGGTATGATTCTTGGGATGATCGACATGCAACGATGAAATCATCATCCATTTTCCGAGAAAGTTCAGACAAAACAGAGAGATGGATTGTAACAAACATGGCAAGATTATCACCATTTCTCTTGTCTTCTCTTTGTATAACTATCTTCTTCACaggcttcttcgtcttccatcAGAATCCTTTCATCTCGGATCAAAACTTTCTCACCCTGCACCCTCTAATCG ATCCTAAATGTGATTTGTTCAAGGGACATTGGGTTCCAGACAAAAGAGGATCTCTGTACACAAACTCAAGCTGTTCTACGCTTCCTGACTCCAAGAACTGCATAAAACATGGGAGATTAGACAGAGATTTCTTGTTTTGGAGATGGAAACCTGATGGCTGCGACCTTCCTAGGTTTAGTCCCAAGGAGTTTCTTAGAATGGTTCGAGGCAAGAAGATGAGTTTTATTGGTGATTCTGTAGCAAGGAACCACATGGAATCTCTTCTTTGCTTGTTGTCAATG GAAGAAACTCCTAAGGATATCTACAAAGATGGAGAAGACAGAAACAGGATATGGTACTTTCCTAACCATGACTTCACTCTCTCTACCTCTTGGACTAAGTTTCTCGTGGAGGAACATGAGAGGGTAGACGGTAACAAGACCGGAACTGGATTGTTTGATATAGATATTAGCAAGATGGATGAAGGATGGTTCAAGGGTCTGCCAAATACAGACATTGCTATTGTCTCGGCTGCTCACTGGTTCTTCAGACCAATATTCATCCATAGAGGAGATGAAACCCTAGGTTGCATCTACTGTAGCGTACCAAACATGACACAGCTTAGTCCTGACCAAGGGTTTAAGCTTGTTTACTCATCTGTCTTTAAACACATCAATGAATGTGATAACTGCAAGAGAGATTTAGTTACAGTTATGAGGACTATCTCACCTGCCCATTTCGAGAACGGGACTTGGGATACAGGAGGATCGTGCAGAAGGACAAGCCCTTTTGGTGTTAACCAGATCGATCTGCAGAGCAACGAGATGAAGATCAGGACATCTCAGATTGAACAGCTTGAAGTTATAACGAAAGGCGACCAcaaggggaagaagaagtttggTGTTTTGGATGTGACTAGGGTTATGCTGATGAGACCTGACGGCCATCCGAATAGTCACTGGGGAAACAAATGGATGAAAGGTTACAATGATTGCGTCCACTGGTGCTTGCCTGGGCCTATTGATGCGTGGAACGATTTTTTAATGGCGATACTTAGACAGTTAAGATGA
- the LOC106411686 gene encoding uncharacterized protein LOC106411686 — protein sequence MSEGYAIELYFDPALENQVLKAWNVFARRQISTKLITTESRPHLTLLSSSFLDSSKLEPILKAFASKQEPLPLSFSSLGSFSGDNNALFLSPTPSLSLLHLHAQLLDAVKKEGFDIGEEFRQDSWVPFCPVAVDVPRARMAEAFSVLRDLKMPVSGYAMDVGVVEFSPVREVFSFALGNNLE from the coding sequence ATGTCAGAAGGGTACGCGATCGAGCTCTACTTCGACCCAGCGCTGGAGAACCAAGTCCTGAAAGCCTGGAACGTCTTCGCCCGCCGCCAGATCAGCACCAAGCTCATCACCACCGAGTCCCGCCCCCACCTCACCCTCCTCTCCTCCTCCTTCCTCGACTCCTCCAAGCTCGAGCCCATCCTCAAAGCCTTCGCCTCCAAGCAGGAGCCCCTCCCTCTCTCCTTCTCCTCCCTCGGTAGCTTCTCCGGCGACAACAACGCCCTCTTCCTCTCCCCCACCCCCTCCCTCTCCCTCCTCCACCTCCACGCTCAGCTTCTCGACGCCGTCAAGAAGGAAGGCTTCGACATCGGCGAGGAGTTTCGCCAGGACTCGTGGGTCCCGTTCTGCCCCGTGGCGGTCGATGTGCCGAGGGCTCGCATGGCTGAGGCTTTCTCCGTTTTGAGGGACTTGAAGATGCCCGTGAGTGGCTACGCCATGGATGTTGGGGTCGTTGAGTTCTCTCCTGTTCGTGAAGTCTTCTCTTTCGCTCTTGGTAACAACTTGGAGTAG